The following proteins are encoded in a genomic region of Maribacter hydrothermalis:
- the asnS gene encoding asparagine--tRNA ligase translates to MRLATIKELLSSKNLLQEITVKGWVRTFRSNRFIALNDGSTLNTIQCVVDFENFDEDVLKKVNTGAALKITGTLVESQGRGQSVEIQVTALEVLGVADPEEYPIQPKKHSLEFLREKAHLRIRTNTFAAIMRVRSTLAFAIHNYFRENGFNYFHAPIITGSDAEGAGEMFRVTTLDEKKPPLTEDGAVNYKEDFFGKETNLTVSGQLEAEAYAMALGKVYTFGPTFRAENSNTSRHLAEFWMVEPEMAFFDLDANMDLAEDFIKNVISYTLTHCQEDLEFLENRLLDEEKSKPQAQRSAMPLIEKLKFVVDNNFKRVSYTEAIEILKNCKPNKKKQFQYPIEEWGTDLQSEHERYLVEKHFNCPVILFDYPAKIKAFYMRLNEDGKTVRAMDILFPGIGEIVGGSQREERLDVLKEKIKELDIDEKELWWYLDLRKFGTAEHSGFGLGFERLVLFATGMGNIRDVIPFPRTPQNAEF, encoded by the coding sequence ATGCGTTTAGCTACTATAAAAGAACTATTATCAAGTAAAAACTTACTTCAAGAAATAACGGTTAAAGGTTGGGTAAGAACCTTTAGAAGCAATAGATTTATTGCCTTAAACGATGGGTCTACACTAAACACCATTCAATGTGTTGTAGATTTTGAAAATTTTGATGAAGATGTATTAAAAAAAGTAAACACTGGAGCTGCTTTAAAGATAACAGGTACACTCGTTGAAAGTCAAGGCAGAGGACAATCCGTAGAAATTCAAGTTACAGCTTTGGAGGTTTTAGGAGTTGCGGATCCAGAAGAATATCCTATTCAACCTAAAAAACACTCTTTAGAATTCCTAAGAGAAAAAGCACACCTAAGAATACGTACTAATACATTTGCCGCAATTATGCGTGTCAGGTCTACCCTTGCATTTGCTATCCACAATTATTTTAGAGAAAACGGTTTTAATTACTTTCATGCACCTATTATTACCGGCTCAGATGCCGAAGGAGCAGGCGAAATGTTTAGGGTAACAACTTTAGACGAAAAAAAACCTCCATTAACAGAGGATGGTGCTGTTAATTATAAAGAAGATTTCTTCGGTAAAGAAACGAACCTAACCGTCTCTGGCCAGTTAGAAGCTGAGGCTTATGCCATGGCGTTGGGAAAAGTATATACATTTGGACCTACATTTAGAGCCGAGAATTCAAATACATCGAGGCATTTAGCTGAATTTTGGATGGTAGAACCAGAAATGGCCTTTTTCGATTTAGATGCAAACATGGATTTAGCTGAAGATTTCATTAAAAATGTAATCTCATATACATTAACACATTGCCAAGAGGACTTGGAGTTTTTAGAAAATAGATTACTAGACGAAGAGAAAAGTAAGCCGCAGGCGCAGCGCAGTGCTATGCCATTAATTGAAAAATTAAAATTCGTAGTTGACAACAACTTCAAAAGAGTAAGTTATACCGAAGCAATTGAAATTCTTAAAAATTGTAAGCCAAATAAAAAGAAGCAATTTCAATATCCTATTGAAGAATGGGGTACAGATTTGCAAAGTGAACACGAACGCTACCTAGTAGAAAAACATTTTAACTGTCCTGTTATATTATTTGATTATCCAGCAAAAATTAAGGCATTCTATATGCGTCTAAATGAGGACGGTAAAACTGTTAGAGCCATGGACATCTTATTTCCAGGTATTGGTGAAATAGTCGGAGGATCACAAAGAGAGGAGCGCTTAGATGTCCTTAAAGAGAAGATCAAAGAACTAGATATCGATGAGAAAGAATTATGGTGGTATCTAGATTTAAGAAAATTTGGCACCGCAGAACATAGCGGATTTGGCCTAGGTTTTGAACGATTAGTACTATTCGCAACAGGCATGGGCAACATTAGAGATGTAATACCATTTCCAAGAACGCCACAGAATGCAGAATTCTAA